The sequence TCCACGTGTGCGCCCGCTCTGGCCCCCCGGCCGGAGCGGGTTTTTCCTGTGCGCCCGCTCCTGTCTGCCCGTTCCCGAGCACACCGGAGACCTCATGCCGCACCTTCCCTCACGCCTGACCCTGCTCGCCCTGACCCTCGGCTCCGCGGCCGGCGCAACGTCGTACCCGCTGACCGTGACAGACGATCTGGGCCGCTCGGTGACGCTGAAAAATGAACCGAAACGCATTATTGCCATGCTGCCCAGTCACACTGAAACCCTTGTGGCGATCGGCGCTGGCGGCAAGCTCGTGGCGGTGGACCGCTTCAGCAACTACCCGCGCGCCGTGACGGACGCCCTGCCGAAAATGGGCAGCGCATTCCAGCCGAACCTGGAAGCGATCGTGGCGCTGAAACCGGATCTGGTTCTGGCCGACGAGTCGGCCGGGTCACGACTGACGGAAAAGCTGGCCGCAGCAGGCCTCACCGTGTACGGCGGCACCGGGCAGACCTACAACGAGGTGTTCGAGAAGATCGCCGTGCTGGGGAAACTCACGAACCGCGAAGCGGGGGCCACGCGGCTGGTCACCAGCATGCGCAGCGACCTGAACATCCTGCAGCAGAGCGTGGCGCGTCTGCCGAAGGTCAGCACCTACTACGAGATTGACCCCAGCCCCTACTCGGTCGGCCCGAACTCGTTCATCGGCACGCTGATCACCAAGGCAGGCGGGCGCACCATCGTGCCGGCCGCCCTGGGCGACTTTCCGAAACTAGACCCGGAACTGATCGTGAAAACCAACCCGCAGGTCATGGTCGGCCTGACCCTTGAGGACGCCCGCAGGCGCCCCGGCTGGGCGGGCCTGGGCGCCGTCACGGCCGGCCGGGTCTTCAATCCCTCGCCGGAGGAACGCGACGCCCTGAGCCGGCCCGGGCCCCGGCTGCCGCAGGCCCTGCGCGCCCTGATCCGCTTCCTGCACCCCGAGGCGCTCAAGTGACCCTCGATGAAGGCACCGCCGCCCGGCGCGAGGCCGCCATGCGTGAACTCGCCGAGGCGCGCGACACGCACCGCAAGCGTGAGGGCATTTCCAAGGGCCGCCGGGGGCTGCTGATCGTCAACACCGGGCACGGCAAAGGCAAAACCACCGCGGCGCTGGGGCTGATGCTGCGCGCCCACGGCCGCGGCCTGCGCGTGCGGATGTTTCAGTTCCTGAAGCACGAGAATGCCAAATTCGGTGAGCACCGCGTGCTCGACGCCCTGGGGCTCCCGTACGAGGGCCTGGGGGACGGGTTCACGTGGCGTTCGCGGGACCTGGAGAACAGCGCCGCAATGGCCGCGCACGGCTGGGACCTGGCCCGGGCGGCCATTCAGAGCGGTGAGCACGACCTGATCGTGCTTGACGAGTTCACGTACGCCCTGAAGTATGGCTGGGTGGCGTGGCCGGACGTGGAAGCCACCCTGACGGCCCGCGACCCGCTGCTGCACGTGGTGATCACCG is a genomic window of Deinococcus taeanensis containing:
- the cobO gene encoding cob(I)yrinic acid a,c-diamide adenosyltransferase, which translates into the protein MRELAEARDTHRKREGISKGRRGLLIVNTGHGKGKTTAALGLMLRAHGRGLRVRMFQFLKHENAKFGEHRVLDALGLPYEGLGDGFTWRSRDLENSAAMAAHGWDLARAAIQSGEHDLIVLDEFTYALKYGWVAWPDVEATLTARDPLLHVVITGRDALPELIALADTVSEIQPVKHAYHAGIGGQTGIEF
- a CDS encoding ABC transporter substrate-binding protein, producing MPHLPSRLTLLALTLGSAAGATSYPLTVTDDLGRSVTLKNEPKRIIAMLPSHTETLVAIGAGGKLVAVDRFSNYPRAVTDALPKMGSAFQPNLEAIVALKPDLVLADESAGSRLTEKLAAAGLTVYGGTGQTYNEVFEKIAVLGKLTNREAGATRLVTSMRSDLNILQQSVARLPKVSTYYEIDPSPYSVGPNSFIGTLITKAGGRTIVPAALGDFPKLDPELIVKTNPQVMVGLTLEDARRRPGWAGLGAVTAGRVFNPSPEERDALSRPGPRLPQALRALIRFLHPEALK